A window of the Vigna angularis cultivar LongXiaoDou No.4 chromosome 3, ASM1680809v1, whole genome shotgun sequence genome harbors these coding sequences:
- the LOC108325070 gene encoding uncharacterized protein LOC108325070 isoform X2, with product MYIRVKRSKTTYFIRCKASDKISDIKQKLQELVDQPTNNQRLILPGTGEVLEDSKTLADQKVENDAVVALTLRKDDNEFEEVNIVRPNDFYQARDADGASW from the exons ATGTACATTCGAGTTAAACGTAGTAAGACAACATACTTCATCCGGTGCAAGGCATCTGATAAAATTAGTGACATAAAGCAGAAGTTGCAAGAACTTGTTGATCAACCAACTAATAATCAACGGTTAATTCTACCTGGTACAGGGGAAGTATTAGAAGACTCTAAGACTTTGGCAGATCAAAAG GTAGAGAATGATGCTGTTGTAGCACTGACCTTGAGAAAAG ATGATAATGAGTTTGAGGAGGTCAACATTGTTCGGCCTAACGATTTCTACCAAGCTCGGGATGCAGATGGTGCCAGTTGGTAA
- the LOC108324455 gene encoding uncharacterized mitochondrial protein AtMg00810-like, which translates to MINSSPIPTPTVPKQSLANTVRSLDDAATASYRRLIGKLIYLTTTRLDIIFAVNHLSQFMSAPTSAHQQATTRILQYLKGTLVLVFIFHATILFNLKLFVILIGPPALILVVQLLDSLSTLETLSFHGVPRNNRLFLEVLLRLNTVR; encoded by the coding sequence ATGATTAATAGCTCCCCTATCCCTACTCCCACGGTTCCCAAACAGTCTCTTGCAAATACCGTTCGATCTTTAGATGATGCTGCTACTGCCTCCTATCGTCGTCTCATTGGAAAACTCATCTACCTTACCACCACTCGTCTGGATATTATCTTTGCCGTCAATCACCTCAGTCAGTTCATGTCTGCTCCTACATCTGCCCATCAACAAGCTACTACTCGTATCCTACAATACCTCAAGGGTACCCTGGTACTGGTGTTCATCTTCCACGCAACTATACTGTTCAACTTAAAGCTTTTTGTGATTCTGATTGGGCCACCTGCCCTGATACTCGTCGTTCAGTTACTAGATTCACTGTCTACCTTGGAAACTCTCTCATTTCATGGCGTTCCAAGAAACAACCGACTGTTTCTCGAAGTTCTTCTAAGGCTGAATACCGTTCGTTAG
- the LOC108325070 gene encoding uncharacterized protein LOC108325070 isoform X1: protein MDMYIRVKRSKTTYFIRCKASDKISDIKQKLQELVDQPTNNQRLILPGTGEVLEDSKTLADQKVENDAVVALTLRKDDNEFEEVNIVRPNDFYQARDADGASW, encoded by the exons ATG GATATGTACATTCGAGTTAAACGTAGTAAGACAACATACTTCATCCGGTGCAAGGCATCTGATAAAATTAGTGACATAAAGCAGAAGTTGCAAGAACTTGTTGATCAACCAACTAATAATCAACGGTTAATTCTACCTGGTACAGGGGAAGTATTAGAAGACTCTAAGACTTTGGCAGATCAAAAG GTAGAGAATGATGCTGTTGTAGCACTGACCTTGAGAAAAG ATGATAATGAGTTTGAGGAGGTCAACATTGTTCGGCCTAACGATTTCTACCAAGCTCGGGATGCAGATGGTGCCAGTTGGTAA